In Benincasa hispida cultivar B227 chromosome 8, ASM972705v1, whole genome shotgun sequence, the sequence AAGagaataaacaatacaacaacTACTTAACATAATTCCTagagttgatgaaattggttgcaataaatataataaacttaatgaGCTCTCTTGATAATAATGTTCAAGCCCAAATCTATAGCTAAAGATATACATAAGTAGGTAGAGGTGTCAATCCATTCACAAAACTGTTGCAATGCATGCCTTGAGTCTATTATTTGGCAATTCGAACGACAAAGTATGAGTGTAAAATTCTAAGTTATTTACGTATTTTATACTTTCgtgttatttatatttatgacCTTAGGGATTAGAGactgcgctatataaactctctaaacCCTATAAGCGTCTGAATTctgtaattttgaattattctCTCTAATAAGATTGTCCTCCCTCTATCGGTagacgtagctaacacattgTTAGTGAATTATGTAAATCTATATGTTGATTGATGTGCAAGAAAAATTTTTACCCCTAAAATTTGAGTTTATATAAATTTTCTTGCACTATTTCACTGTAAGAAAAATTCCAACATCATAAATTTTgagtatatataaattttatcgCACTTTCTTGCGATGAGAAATTGTAAGAAAAATTCAAGCACCTCAAGTTTTGAATTTACACAAATTTTTTGTATTGCGTGAAAATTTCGAGAACCTCAAATTTTgagtttgtgtaatttttcttgctgatgattttttttttcgcaCAAGAAGATGTAAGAAAAAATCCATAACCCGATTTGAATTTATATCTTTTAGTTTTAGTGGTATAGGTAGGTCCATTAAACAATTGAGAAAATTTTAGTACGCAAACTATTTgttgatagatttttttttccatgcgAAAATGTGAGAAAAAATCCAACATgttgaaaataaagtgttacaATTTTTCTTGTTACGAGAAGATGGgagaaaaaaaccaaaattgtgGAAAAATGTTTCTAACATGGTGTGAGGAAAAACCCATTAcaaaagatataaaaaaatgaagttgaaaaaaaatgttacaattAAGTTAAAGtgagaaaactcaaaacaacaattttgtaataaaaaaactaGGTAAGTTGCACAAAATATACGAAATTGGATTGGAAAAATAtcgaaagaaaattaaataagaaaacccaaaatctgtaacacatgaaaaaaaaattctatgtaagttgaaaaaaaaaaaaaaaaaaaactaaaaaacatcTTAAATATCTTTAACCCTAGTTTTCTTGAGAAATTTGTATGGTCGTTTTTAGAGGtttaaatgaaatttggtcCAAGGTTTGTAATCAAATGAAAATGACTTTTTACTTACATTAGTCGTTGATGATGGTTGACGCTCAACATTTGTCATGTTCCTTCCTCCTATTTATtgactaaaattttaaactcGATTCTTCTCCTCGCGACATGATTCTTCCTCTCAGTTCTATATCTCAAATTCACGCTCCTCTCCGATTTCCATATTCTTAATTCCTCTTTCTTTTCAAAGAAAAGTCATTTTTTGACTCTAGAGAGAAAAGATACTGCTACTTGATTatggagagagggagagagatgcaagatgaaggaaaaaaagagttgcaaaacaaggaaaaaatagaaagaacaaaatggaaggagactttattattaaaaaaaaaatagaagggaaaaaatggaagaataacgttttttttttctaaaaaaaaattgcgaaTCAAAGAGGAAGGATGAAGAAATGAGATGAAGGAGGAAAGGCAcgaggaaaaaaagaagaatgaggctttaataaaaaaaaattgcaaatcaAAGAAGCATGATAAATAAGAAAGAAGTGAGAGGCAAGAGGGAGATAGAAGAAgaggttttaattaaaaaaattgcaaatcaAAGAAGGAGGAAGGAGGAAAAACAAGATGAAGTAGCGAGAGACGAGAGGAAGAAACAAGATCCACATTTGAGCGTCAATCCGTTCGTGAGTTGAATCAATAATTTCATAGCACACTTGCATCGACAGAAAACTAAATTTCATATGATTTCAAATCTTGAGCCAAATTTCGTTTCGCTCTTAACAAGGGTCATCTCTATAAATTTCTCCATTTTCGggacttttttttttggcaatttcccgtaacatttatattttttgggacaaactatttttttagtccctgagtttggaAGAATAAGTGCATGTAGTCCCTgagtttttaaaatctattcTTAAAACATTGGGAACTAAAATGATACGTTTTTTAAACTCAAGGACTAAATGCACTTATTCTAAAAAGTCATGGATTAAAAGGGTAATAATTTCTAATTTACTAgtaaataattttaaagaaaagggataatctttaatttaaaataataataaaaaattaatgtgggtactttttaaacttatttttaagaatttagGACTTAAAAGgtatattttaaacataaagagaCCAAATAAACCTATTTTAAAATACTCgagaatttttcaaaattcaaggactaaaatggtaattttctgattttgtttttcttttctttaaccaTCCGCAtccgttttaaaaaaaaaccatccgTATCCTTTATATTTCTTTCTAAACCCTACTTAAAGTTCATCCGCCATCGCACGCAGCATTCTGAGCTGCCGCAGTCCGTCTCCGGAAGAAGTAGCCGCTGCTCACTCCTTCACTCTCACACTCTCTCGCCTCTCCGAGTAACTCATCTCTGTTGTTTTTCTCTCTCAGAAACTGAAACTGTGGTTAGGCCCTCTAACCCTCGCCGTGGGTGAGTTCGCGCCGCCGCTCAATTTTCAGGTTGGAAGGTTTTCATTTCTGTCTTGTTTCGTTGATTCATGTTGGCTTATTTAGTTtagctgtttttttttttttttttttggttgttgATTTATTCTTCAACCGTTGTTAACCCAGTCCAAATGAAACCGTAAAACTAAGAACGTATGCGTCACAGAAAACTAAGAATGTATTTGTACTTTTTGTAATATGTTATCCAAACGTATGGAATGATTTCAAATTAGAATCCTCCTCTTagttccttttccctttttagTTAGTGggttctctctttctctctccttttCAATCTTTACATATTTCTTTAACCTCCCTTACTTGATTTTAGGTGTAGTATTTCTGAAGGGGTGATATTCTCAATGGTGAAGAAGAGAAAGCATAGTGAGACTTTGCCAGCAGAATCGGTCAAGAAGGATGATGCTGCCCTTGAGAGACCCAAGCGGACGCTCATGGGTTGGAAAGACAAAGAAGTCTCAAAAGAGAGTGATTCTGGTTCTGATCATGCTATTTTTCGAAATAAAGAGAAAGTTCTTGTTACTTGTTCCCGTCGAATCAATTTTAGGTACGAAAAGGCTCAGGCAGGACAATTTTATGCATACTTACATTCCGAACATGTTCACTTGAATTAAGTCAGGTGCTTATAGtttcattttgttttatgaTAAGAAGcaacattattttattatattttctcttctGGTACAATCCGTCCTGATGTTCTATACTTAGCGATAAAGTAATCTTTAactcaattattaatttaataatatgattGGTGATGTTGAAGGAAGGAAGAATTGCCAAAGTCCTTGGAACTATATTTCTAAAACCATAACTTTGAAGAAATTTCTAGGTGAAAGTTGGATTAGGTACATGCGTGTAGTTTGGAGGGAGATGTGGTTAAAGGATCAATTAttaatgaagaaattttctaCTCTCTTTGTTTGTTTCTCAACCAAAAGACATCCGGTAAGGGATATGACTTAAGAAAAACTGATATAtagattaattataacaatGAGACCGCTATAAAATTTAGAAGCTAATAAATATAGAGAGTTTATGGTCTTACACAGTGGTGTAATCGTTTGTAGGAtagaggacatgaaagtatgggaAGTTGGATCTTTGGGATTGTTTTCAATTAAAGCTTGCAGGTTTTATAGGAAGTgttaaataagaaatttcttgaTTGAATTGGAAGGTCTTTTACCAAAgaagatagtttttttttttctgctaGTCTACTTGTTTTGAGTATATATACAGCTGATAGGATGCAAAAGAGAAGCCTTGATGGTGATTTTTCCGTTGAGTTCAGGTACTTTGTGTAGAAAATCCGAAGACAATGTTTAGTATTTATTGTAATTGTACtttgtaatatgaagttatggCACTCTTTAAGTGGAGTATTGATTTCCCTGCAAGAAGAACATGGTTCAATGCAGTGTGGAGAaggtttgagagaaaaaaaaaaaaaaaaaagaaagaagaaagaatgattTCCATGTATCGAAGCTTTTTATGGCTAAGTGATTAGAAAGAAATAGTTATAGGATATCTAATGGTAAGTATAGACATTTTGAAGAAGCCTATTGATTTGGAAAAATTTCAATGTTCCTCTTGGTCTCCACACCTTTCCACAAATATTTAGTTGAAATAAGTTGGTGTAGCATTTTGTAAAATCCATTAAGACTTATACAGGGTTTGGTAGTTTGTGATATAACTTTTCACTcatcaataaaaagtttttcttccttttgaaTAACTGACAATTTTACTAACCTTTGTGATTGATTAGGTATCGACATTTGATGTTGAATATAGTATCACTTTTGCCACATTGTAAGAAGGATAACAAGGTGGAGTCGAGGTCCAGCAAGGGTGCGACACTGAATGAGCTAGTTGAGCTCAAGGGATGTTCTTCCAGCCTATTTTTTGAGGTTAGAACTTTTTGTTTTGCACCCCGCCATGTCTAAACTTGGAATTTAATTCATAATCTGGAATTTGTATAGTACAAGGTAAGATGATAACTTTTTTGGTGTAAGGATgcattaaattttcttttttcgttCTATTATTATCCTATAttccttttcattatgtttataGATTGTGAtcacattttgttttttcacTCGTTCTGTAACAatgattttgaattcaatttgtGTACTTGATTCTAAAGGGTCTTTTTGTCCCCTGGATTTTGGTCTTGCACAgttgaattaataattttattttgaactcTTATTGCAAGATTTTTCAgttattttccctttttctttcttctgttATTTTTCTTACATTTTATCACTCAGTTTACTTCTTGATTGATCTGTTTGTCTCTACTTCCAGTGTAGAAAACATAAAGATCTCTATTTATGGATGGCAAAGTGTCCTAGTGGACCATCTGTGAAGTTTTTAGTTAATGCCGGTAATTTTAATGTGCAACCAAATCTTATTACTTGATTTTGTGCCTAAAAATATACTGGGTCTCTTAACTAAATACAGTTGGCttacttttctatttttgttttcagtGCATACAATGGAAGAATTGAAGCTTACAGGGAACCACCTGAAAGGTTCTCGTCCAATTTTGACATTCTCATCAAATTTTGATAAAGATGTCCACTGGAAACTTCTGAAGGAAATAATTGTTCAGGTAGCAATATATCTTTTTAAAGTAACTGTTTTTTTGtaactatttttcattttttggtcAAAGGAAACATATTTTATTGATGTAGGAAAGGGGAAAAGGAGTAAAAAATCGAAACACGAGAAATGTGGATTATAAGAAAATTTGCCAATTTGTTAGTAAAGAgtaaagactaaatttaagatttattgaaaatacaagGACTTAAATTGGATACAtgaaagtacaaggactaaaattgaaccaaagtatagggaccaaaatgatattttaacccaaaaaggaaaaaaaaaaaggtctctTGGCTAAATGGTTTTGGTGCTTTTCCCTTGAGATTGAATCTTTGTGGTGTAGGATTATTGTTGGTAAACAATGCCCCTATCCTTTTGAATGGGTGTCCAAAGGGGTTAAAAGACACACACAGGAACCTTTGAAAAGATATTTCTCGAGTTCCCATCCTTCTCCCATCTAGTTCGTTGTGTGGAGGGGGAAGATAAGGAGATGTATTTTTGGAAAGATTAGTGGGTGGGTGGGGGATTGGCCCCTTTGCTTTGTGTTTCCTTGTTTATATCATTTGTCTTCTTTTAAAAATCGTTGAGTCTCTGATTTCTTTATTTGGTTAGGGAGCTTAGTGTCTTTCTCCTTTTGTTTGCATCCTTTGTTGTTCAAAGAGAAATGATGGAGGTAGCCTCTCTTTTGTCTTTGCTTGAAGAATCCAATTTAGTCTTTTGGGACTTCATGTTAGTGTTTGGAGTCCTAATTCTCTTGCTCTTGTTCGATTGTTGTTGGATCCCTCTTCGCTAGCGAGTTGATCTTTGATTTGctctcgatgattaggatctcTAATAAAGTTAAAgttttttacctaacaagttttacaATACTATGGATAGGCTTTTGAGAAAGATGTGCCCGTTAATgggatctctctctctctctctctcctggAAGGTGGAGGAAAACCTGGATCACCTATTCTGGAGTTGTTAGTTTGCGAGATTTGTGTGGAAGTATTTCTTTCAAGAGTTTGATCTTGTGTTAGTTCACTAGAGAGATGTTTGTGTGACGATTGAGTAGTTCCTCCTCCATTTGCCTTTCAGAAGGTCACTTCTTGTGGTTTGTTGGGGTGTATGCTTTGGTTCTAGGATATTTTGTGGAGACAAACAGTAGTGTGGAGCCCTAGTGATGGTTGGTCCTTAGTGAGGTGCCATGGTTCTCTTTGGGCTTTGCTCTCAaagattttttgtattttttctctAGGTTTCATTTTCCTTAATTGAAAACTCTTTCTCTAGTGGGCGTTTTCTTATATGCCCTTGTATTATTTCAGTTTCTTTAGGatgaatttttataaaaagaaaaaggaaattgtAAATGCACATCGTTCATGTAATAATACTGTGGCATAAGAATATGGATTAATCAATACTTGTGTTTGATTTCACATTTTTATGCTGGTGCCTTAATactgtcaattttttttttttttgctgcctttatttattttctgaTTAGGGTGGCCATATTAGTTTGATTTGCTGCGCATTTACTATGCAGTGAAAAGTAATTGTAAACCCTAGTTATTTCTCCAAATAATAGTCATTTTTCCTACAAATTCAATGCTGTCTCATTTTAATTTGTCATATCATAATTTTATCTTACCTATCTTTCCCTCAGATTTTTGGAACTCCGAAGGAGCATCGGCATTCTAAACCATACCATGATCATGTATTTGTTTTCTCCATTGTAGATGACCATATATGGTTCCGAAATTACCAGGTATGCTTTATTTATATTCTACTTGTTACAGAATTTAATGCTCCCAATCGTGGGTAGCATCCAAATGCACAATTTCCACTTGACACCCAGATTATAATGGACGCAGTCCtttcttttaaatgttttctcaCCGCTTAAGTGGAAGATGAAAGTAAAGAATGGATTCTATTCTCTGTGTCAGGCAAAGACATTGGAAGGAATTTTAGGAAGGAgtttagttataaatataaaatatttgttatgATGTCGATGGTTACAGACTAACAATTCAGAGGAGGACTAAGTTAAGAGCTTGGCCATGAGCCCATCTTGGAGCCGCAGTAAGATGCCAAGACCTCTTGTGAAGAGTCACAATTATTGTCCAATAGCCtagacttcttcttcttcttcttcttttttttattttattttattattattattattgttattgatattgagACCAGGAACGGTGGAACAGATGAGAATGAGATAAGGTTTCCTTTTCAAATATCTCGAGAAACTTTGAATCCACTTCTTGGTTTGCTGTTGGTTTTCACCTAGGAAATTCTAATCTACCTTGTCCAAAGCTTTTCTGGCCAACCTTCAAAACTATGCCTTTTTTTGTTCTCCCTCTTTCTCTCCCACATAAGCTCCTTAGTTATCAGGCAAACATCGACAATTTGTCTACAGTAAGCTCGGTGAGCTAATTTCTTacttattaatttcaaatatatctcacgctcttgtattctttcattctttctcaatgaaagttactgattttatccccaaaaaaaaaaaaaaaaaaaaggccgtGAGATATATCTGAATTCAACTAGTTACAAGGAAAGGGTGGGGACaagaaaagaaacaattaattttcttgTGGTAGGTTATGCATGGAGGAGTGAACTAACATAACACTTTGGATCAGATATTAGCCAGGGAGTCCTCTTTTGTTGGGTTTCTTTGTTGGATTCTTTGCAATGGGCAGCAGAAGTCGTAGATAATTTACCCTAGCTGTGATTTTGCCTAGGCTGTGAAGTTGTTTCTTTGGGACGCTCAATTTTTGTTTTGCTAGTTTTTAGAGTTGTAAAGAGACTTTTGTGGTGCTTCTTCTTTACTTGGTTTTTGTGAAAAAGGGTTGTTTTCGTGATAGGTTgggatttgttatattttttgaGGTTTTTGGTGTGAGAAATAGTAAAATCTTTTGGGGTTGGAGAGTTCTTACAGCGACATTTTGGTCCTAGTTAGATTccacattttcttttttgagcTTCGATGGCAAGGTGTTTTTGTAATTACTCGCCAGGCCTTATTTTATTGAATTGCAGCCCTTTTCTGTAGTTTTTTGCTTGGCTACCCATTCTTTCGTGGGCTTCTCTTTTGGTATGTCCttgtattatttttattttattttctgtttatGATATAAGTAGGAAGGCTCTAGCTTCAAATGTAATGACCAAGGTTTCGTTGAGACAATGAACTGGggtagaagaaggaaaaaaatgctTGATTTTTGGAGGAATAGTTTTTGGAGAGTCCAGGTTTCTCGAGGTGGTTGggatcttttcatttttttttttcatatgtcAATAGCTCTTTCTATTAATTTTTAGTTCAATTTCCAGTACCTATCAGGCTCTTTGGTCCATTTCCGTATAATTGTTATCCTTAAAttatttgtttactttttcACTTACTGTTGGTATATTTGTTCTTTTTGGAGTTTGTGTGGGTGTGACATATTCCCCAACTAACCATCTTTTTAGTGATATGgcttttgttttctttgtttgGTGTGATCAGATAGCTGTTCCACATAATGAGTCAGATAAAGTAGCTCGAGGAGGACTAGACAAAATGACTCTCATTGAGGTTATTAAATTTCCTCTTCCTGCTTAGTTTATAATTGAGTTTTCATGAATTTTTGGTTTGACTTCAAAGATCTGTATCTTACAGGTTGGCCCCCGATTTTGTTTGAATCCAATCAAGATATTTGGTGGGAGTTTTGGAGGTCCAACCCTATATGAGAACCCCCTTTATGTATCACCAAACCAGGTTAGATGACTCAACTTTTTTATCATTTGGGATTACACTCCTTCGCTATTCCCTTTTAAACCTGCATTCCAGCATAATATCTGAGAGAGTACTTTTGCATCACTTATAAAGAAACGAAAACCACATTGAGGAGGCATTAGCAGCTATGTTTTTATGGTTTCTCAACTCTAAAATCATGTTTACAAGAGAATAAAAGTATCAGATTTACAGAAAAATAAGAATGTCATTGCTAAGGCCG encodes:
- the LOC120083218 gene encoding ribosome biogenesis protein BRX1 homolog 1-like, which translates into the protein MVKKRKHSETLPAESVKKDDAALERPKRTLMGWKDKEVSKESDSGSDHAIFRNKEKVLVTCSRRINFRYRHLMLNIVSLLPHCKKDNKVESRSSKGATLNELVELKGCSSSLFFECRKHKDLYLWMAKCPSGPSVKFLVNAVHTMEELKLTGNHLKGSRPILTFSSNFDKDVHWKLLKEIIVQIFGTPKEHRHSKPYHDHVFVFSIVDDHIWFRNYQIAVPHNESDKVARGGLDKMTLIEVGPRFCLNPIKIFGGSFGGPTLYENPLYVSPNQIRALEKKQKAGKYSKKVKAKTRRKMHELSNPLEPDEFADMWKE